The Aequorivita sublithincola DSM 14238 genome window below encodes:
- a CDS encoding DNA-directed RNA polymerase subunit alpha: protein MAVFSFQKPDKVIMVNSTDFEGKFEFRPLEPGYGLTVGNALRRVLLSSLEGFAITSVRIEGVDHEFSTIAGVVEDVTEIILNLKQVRFKRQIDEIDNETVTISMSGKDQLKAGDFQKFISGFQVLNPEMVLCNMDKKVSLNFEITIEKGRGYVPAEENKKANAPLGTIFTDSIYTPIKNVKYSIENFRVEQKTDYEKLVFEIVTDGSIHPKDALTEAAKTLIHHFMLFSDERITLEADEIAQTETYDEESLHMRQLLKTKLVDMDLSVRALNCLKAAEVDTLGDLVSFNKNDLMKFRNFGKKSLTELEELVNVKGLNFGMDLAKYKLDKD from the coding sequence ATGGCAGTATTTAGTTTTCAGAAGCCTGATAAAGTTATAATGGTAAATTCTACCGATTTCGAAGGGAAATTTGAATTTCGTCCTTTGGAACCAGGTTACGGACTTACCGTTGGTAACGCATTAAGACGCGTATTACTTTCCTCTTTGGAAGGATTCGCCATTACTTCGGTTCGCATCGAAGGCGTGGATCACGAATTTTCTACCATCGCTGGAGTAGTAGAAGATGTTACCGAAATTATTTTGAACCTTAAACAAGTTCGTTTCAAAAGACAAATAGACGAGATAGATAATGAAACCGTTACTATTTCAATGTCTGGAAAAGATCAGTTAAAGGCAGGAGATTTCCAAAAATTCATTTCAGGTTTTCAAGTATTGAATCCAGAAATGGTTCTTTGCAACATGGACAAAAAAGTGAGCCTTAATTTCGAAATTACTATCGAAAAAGGTCGTGGTTATGTTCCTGCTGAAGAGAACAAAAAAGCGAATGCTCCTTTGGGAACCATCTTTACAGATTCTATCTACACACCAATAAAAAATGTGAAGTACAGCATTGAAAACTTCCGTGTAGAGCAAAAAACAGATTACGAAAAATTAGTTTTCGAAATCGTTACAGACGGATCTATTCATCCAAAAGATGCTTTAACTGAAGCTGCAAAAACATTGATTCACCACTTTATGTTGTTCAGCGATGAGCGCATTACTTTGGAGGCCGATGAGATTGCGCAAACTGAAACGTATGATGAAGAATCCCTTCATATGCGTCAGTTGCTTAAAACAAAATTAGTAGATATGGACCTTTCAGTTCGTGCGCTAAACTGTTTGAAAGCTGCAGAAGTTGATACATTGGGAGATCTTGTTTCTTTCAACAAAAATGACTTGATGAAGTTCCGTAACTTCGGTAAAAAATCGCTTACTGAGCTTGAAGAGCTTGTAAACGTGAAAGGCCTGAACTTCGGAATGGATCTTGCAAAATATAAATTAGATAAAGACTAG
- the carA gene encoding glutamine-hydrolyzing carbamoyl-phosphate synthase small subunit yields MKYQTRKKALILLADGTIFYGKAVANKEGSAFGEVCFNTGMTGYQEIFTDPSYFGQIMVATNAHIGNYGTNKEEVESQGVKIAGLVVRNFSYHYSRDAADDSLEEFINRNNLLAISDVDTRALVSYIRDNGAMNAVISTEVDNIEGLKKQLAAVPDMNGLELASKVSTKEPYFFGNENAKYKVSALDLGIKMNILRRLAERDCYIKVFPYNASFSDMEAFSPDGYFISNGPGDPEPLTSAIEVVKTILEKELPMFGICLGHQMLALANGVSTYKMHNGHRGINHPVMNLITGKGEITSQNHGFAINREEAEANPNIEITHEHLNDHTAAGIRLKNKPAFSVQYHPEASPGPHDASYLFDQFIESIEKHKLQTV; encoded by the coding sequence ATGAAATACCAAACACGAAAAAAAGCACTTATTTTACTAGCAGACGGAACCATTTTCTACGGAAAAGCGGTTGCAAACAAAGAAGGTTCAGCCTTCGGCGAAGTTTGTTTCAACACTGGAATGACGGGTTATCAAGAGATTTTTACAGATCCTTCCTATTTCGGGCAGATTATGGTTGCCACCAATGCCCACATCGGGAATTACGGTACCAACAAAGAAGAAGTAGAATCTCAAGGAGTTAAAATTGCAGGTTTGGTGGTTCGTAATTTCAGTTATCATTATTCCCGTGATGCGGCAGATGATTCTTTAGAAGAATTTATAAATAGAAATAACCTACTCGCAATCAGCGATGTTGATACGCGCGCTTTGGTAAGCTACATTCGCGATAATGGCGCAATGAACGCTGTTATTTCAACAGAAGTTGATAATATTGAAGGGCTTAAAAAACAACTGGCAGCCGTTCCAGATATGAATGGTTTGGAACTCGCTTCAAAAGTTTCGACAAAAGAACCTTATTTCTTCGGAAATGAGAACGCGAAGTATAAAGTTTCAGCTTTGGATTTAGGTATAAAAATGAACATTCTCCGCAGACTTGCCGAACGTGATTGCTACATTAAAGTATTTCCATACAACGCATCTTTTTCAGATATGGAAGCTTTTAGCCCTGATGGATATTTTATTTCCAACGGTCCTGGCGATCCAGAACCTTTAACCAGCGCTATTGAAGTTGTAAAAACCATTTTAGAAAAAGAATTACCAATGTTTGGAATCTGTTTAGGGCACCAAATGCTGGCTTTGGCAAACGGAGTTTCAACTTATAAAATGCACAACGGCCACCGAGGAATTAACCATCCTGTGATGAACCTTATTACCGGTAAAGGTGAAATAACTTCACAAAATCACGGTTTTGCCATCAATAGAGAAGAAGCTGAAGCCAATCCTAATATTGAAATTACTCACGAACATCTAAACGATCATACCGCAGCAGGAATTCGTTTGAAAAACAAACCAGCGTTTTCAGTACAATACCATCCTGAAGCTAGTCCTGGGCCGCACGATGCTTCATATCTTTTTGATCAGTTTATTGAAAGTATAGAAAAACATAAATTACAAACGGTATAA
- the rplQ gene encoding 50S ribosomal protein L17 yields MRHGKKINHLGRKTAHRHSMLANMACSLIEHKRINTTVAKAKALKQFVEPLVTKSKEDTTQNRRLCFAKMRQKDAVAELFRTVAPKVGDRPGGYTRIIKLGNRLGDNADMAMIELVDFNEIYNAGKATKKKTTRRSRRGSAAGTEAAAPAVKAAPAKAEKEAKKEEE; encoded by the coding sequence ATGAGACACGGAAAAAAAATAAACCACTTAGGAAGAAAAACTGCCCACAGACATTCAATGTTGGCAAACATGGCTTGTTCACTTATTGAGCACAAACGTATTAACACAACTGTTGCAAAAGCAAAAGCGTTGAAACAATTTGTAGAGCCATTAGTAACAAAATCTAAGGAAGATACTACGCAAAACCGTCGGTTGTGTTTTGCTAAAATGCGTCAAAAAGATGCAGTTGCAGAACTTTTCAGAACTGTTGCGCCAAAAGTTGGTGATCGTCCAGGAGGATACACTCGTATTATTAAATTGGGTAATCGTCTAGGTGATAACGCAGATATGGCAATGATAGAGCTTGTAGATTTCAACGAAATTTATAACGCAGGAAAAGCTACCAAGAAGAAAACTACTCGTAGAAGTCGTCGTGGAAGCGCTGCCGGAACTGAAGCTGCTGCGCCTGCTGTGAAAGCCGCTCCAGCAAAAGCTGAAAAAGAAGCAAAGAAAGAAGAAGAATAA
- the rpsD gene encoding 30S ribosomal protein S4 — MARYTGPKTKIARKFGEAIFGDDKSFEKRNYPPGQHGNARRRGKKSEYAIQLMEKQKTKYMYGILERQFRNMFKKATAAPGITGAVLLQLCESRLDNVVYRMGISPSRSGARQLVSHRHITVNGEKVNIPSYQLKAGDVVGVREKSKSLSAINDSLANANHVYEWITWNGEKKEGTFVSIPERIQITENINEQLIVELYSK; from the coding sequence ATGGCAAGATATACTGGTCCAAAAACAAAAATCGCTCGTAAGTTCGGGGAAGCAATCTTCGGAGATGATAAATCTTTCGAAAAAAGAAACTACCCTCCAGGGCAACACGGTAACGCACGTCGTCGTGGAAAAAAATCTGAATACGCAATCCAGTTAATGGAAAAGCAAAAAACAAAATACATGTATGGTATTTTGGAGCGTCAGTTCAGAAATATGTTTAAAAAAGCAACAGCAGCTCCAGGAATTACCGGTGCCGTATTGCTTCAATTGTGTGAGTCACGTTTAGATAACGTAGTGTACAGAATGGGAATTTCCCCAAGTCGCTCCGGTGCTAGACAATTGGTTTCTCACCGTCATATCACCGTTAATGGTGAAAAAGTAAACATTCCATCTTACCAGTTAAAAGCTGGAGATGTAGTGGGTGTTAGAGAGAAATCAAAATCTCTTAGCGCAATCAACGATTCATTAGCAAACGCAAACCATGTTTACGAGTGGATTACTTGGAACGGCGAGAAAAAGGAAGGAACATTTGTTTCTATTCCTGAGCGTATCCAAATTACAGAAAACATCAATGAGCAATTGATCGTTGAATTATATTCTAAATAA